A single Micromonospora luteifusca DNA region contains:
- a CDS encoding ATP-binding protein, translated as MTGIERPNARTVTDAHNGAIMSNCRVDIDDSSVVVRLTGVLDAAGTRAVRDALLARLSDRPGPVVADVTGLRVLDPAGWGVFAEVCREVADWPAADLLLCDATVDGPDHADAPLAGVPAWPTLDGALAAAAPLAAVLTAELAPTVGAARQARELVTAGCERWGMPTLIDPACIAITEMVNNVVAHARTPMAVRLAPQDSTLHLAVRDHSPRRPTFAGLSPPNRVGGRGLLLIDTVARRWGSSAVPDGKVVWCVLHPEDEAAAPE; from the coding sequence ATGACCGGCATCGAGCGCCCGAATGCGCGAACTGTCACCGACGCGCACAATGGGGCGATCATGTCGAACTGCCGCGTGGACATCGACGATTCGTCAGTGGTGGTCCGGCTCACCGGGGTGCTCGACGCCGCCGGAACCCGGGCCGTACGGGACGCGCTGCTGGCCCGACTCAGCGACCGACCAGGCCCGGTGGTGGCCGACGTGACCGGGCTGCGGGTCCTCGACCCGGCTGGGTGGGGTGTCTTCGCCGAGGTTTGCCGGGAGGTCGCCGACTGGCCCGCCGCGGATCTGCTGCTGTGCGACGCGACGGTGGACGGGCCCGACCACGCGGACGCTCCGCTGGCCGGTGTGCCGGCCTGGCCGACTCTGGACGGCGCGCTGGCCGCGGCGGCGCCGCTGGCGGCGGTGCTCACCGCCGAACTGGCCCCGACGGTGGGAGCGGCCCGGCAGGCCCGCGAGCTGGTCACCGCCGGTTGCGAACGCTGGGGCATGCCGACGCTCATCGACCCGGCCTGCATCGCGATCACCGAAATGGTCAACAACGTGGTGGCGCACGCCCGAACTCCGATGGCGGTCCGGCTGGCTCCCCAGGACAGCACCCTTCACCTGGCGGTCCGCGATCACTCCCCGCGTCGGCCGACGTTCGCCGGGCTGTCCCCGCCGAACCGGGTCGGCGGCCGGGGGCTGTTGCTGATCGACACCGTGGCCCGTCGCTGGGGCAGCAGCGCCGTACCGGACGGGAAGGTCGTCTGGTGCGTGCTGCACCCGGAAGACGAGGCCGCGGCACCCGAGTGA
- a CDS encoding DUF5709 domain-containing protein → MRDNEYPTPVSDTEAQGLPDTADDDSTANDDVLTGREADGPDPAQLPGDRTPVAVDRFGTTAEEQLDGESLDYKLDREVYERPADDPLAGTIDPKIAFEADNLEAAAEAQLDADVMDPGPTSDPNSPVSLYDHGQLGTVADATVGRLVEPDEGSHTDQETDSVAYDAGSAGGGASAEELAIHETEPPRSV, encoded by the coding sequence ATGCGCGACAACGAGTACCCGACCCCCGTGTCCGACACCGAGGCGCAAGGGCTTCCCGACACCGCCGATGACGACTCGACCGCCAACGACGACGTGCTCACCGGGCGCGAGGCGGACGGCCCGGACCCGGCCCAACTGCCCGGCGACCGAACGCCGGTGGCGGTGGACCGGTTCGGTACGACCGCCGAGGAGCAGCTCGACGGTGAGTCGTTGGACTACAAGCTCGACCGGGAGGTCTACGAGCGTCCGGCGGACGACCCGCTGGCCGGGACGATCGATCCGAAGATCGCCTTCGAGGCCGACAACCTGGAAGCCGCGGCGGAGGCCCAGTTGGACGCCGACGTGATGGATCCGGGGCCCACCTCGGATCCGAACTCGCCGGTCTCCCTCTACGACCACGGCCAGCTCGGCACGGTGGCCGACGCCACGGTGGGCCGGCTGGTGGAACCGGACGAGGGGTCGCACACCGACCAGGAGACCGACTCGGTGGCGTACGACGCCGGTTCCGCTGGCGGCGGGGCGAGCGCCGAGGAGTTGGCCATCCACGAGACGGAGCCGCCGCGCTCGGTCTGA
- a CDS encoding response regulator: protein MVVDDHPMWREGVARDLTEAGFLVVATSGEGRQAIRVAGAARPDVVVLDLQLPDISGVEVILGLRAALPEVRVLMLSASGEQQSVLDAVKAGATGYLTKSTAPAEFLDAVRRTAAGNAVFTPGLAGLVLGEYRRLAAGPGRGNNPAGSAGPATPQLTDRETEVLRLVAKGVSYKQIAQRLGLSHRTVQNHVQNTLGKLQLHNRVELTRYAIERGLDD, encoded by the coding sequence ATGGTGGTCGACGACCATCCGATGTGGCGCGAGGGGGTGGCCCGGGACCTGACCGAGGCCGGATTCCTGGTGGTGGCGACCAGCGGGGAGGGTCGACAGGCCATCCGGGTGGCCGGCGCCGCCCGGCCCGACGTGGTCGTCCTCGACCTGCAACTACCGGACATCTCCGGCGTCGAGGTGATCCTTGGGCTGCGCGCGGCACTGCCTGAGGTGCGGGTGCTGATGCTCAGCGCCAGCGGCGAACAGCAGAGCGTGCTGGACGCGGTCAAGGCGGGCGCCACCGGCTACCTGACGAAGTCGACCGCGCCCGCCGAGTTCCTCGACGCGGTCCGCCGCACCGCGGCCGGCAACGCGGTCTTCACCCCCGGCCTGGCCGGGCTCGTCCTCGGCGAGTACCGCCGGCTGGCCGCCGGACCGGGGCGGGGGAACAACCCGGCCGGCAGCGCGGGGCCCGCAACGCCCCAGCTCACCGATCGGGAGACGGAGGTGCTGCGGCTGGTGGCGAAGGGCGTGTCCTACAAGCAGATCGCCCAGCGGCTCGGGCTGTCGCACCGCACTGTGCAGAACCACGTGCAGAACACCCTGGGCAAGCTGCAACTGCACAACCGCGTCGAGCTGACCCGGTACGCCATCGAACGCGGCCTGGACGACTGA